One Williamsia phyllosphaerae DNA segment encodes these proteins:
- a CDS encoding ComF family protein: protein MPSPTVRMWLDGAWQVVRAGADLVVPLLCGGCGRAGARWCRSCDDVAHDDPIVLTPRVAPPVGAWALGRYRGPLRSAILELKEHGRRDLVTPLGSGLARGLVTLAAWSELPDATELVLVPAPTRAWSARRRGGDPVTAIAAEAASRLGSRVRVAPMLRTSMWARDSAGLSARGRVDNLDHAIAVRPRARRSIASTHARAAVVLVDDVLTTGATASESIRVLAGIGVRVDAVLVIAGA, encoded by the coding sequence CCGTCGCCGACCGTCCGGATGTGGCTCGACGGTGCGTGGCAGGTGGTCCGCGCCGGCGCCGACCTCGTCGTGCCGCTGCTCTGCGGCGGATGCGGCCGTGCCGGCGCGCGGTGGTGTCGGTCCTGCGACGACGTCGCGCACGACGACCCGATCGTGCTCACGCCCCGGGTGGCACCGCCGGTCGGGGCGTGGGCGCTGGGGCGGTACCGCGGTCCGCTGCGCAGCGCGATCCTGGAACTGAAGGAACACGGCCGACGCGATCTCGTCACCCCGTTGGGGTCGGGGCTCGCGCGGGGACTGGTGACCCTGGCGGCCTGGTCGGAGCTGCCCGATGCGACCGAACTCGTGCTCGTCCCGGCTCCCACCCGCGCGTGGTCGGCCCGTCGACGTGGTGGCGACCCCGTCACGGCGATCGCGGCCGAGGCCGCGTCCCGACTGGGCTCGCGGGTCCGCGTCGCTCCGATGCTGCGCACCTCGATGTGGGCCCGCGACTCGGCCGGGCTGTCGGCGCGTGGGCGGGTCGACAACCTCGACCACGCCATCGCGGTACGACCCCGCGCCCGCCGGTCCATCGCCTCGACGCACGCCCGCGCCGCGGTCGTCCTGGTCGACGACGTGCTCACCACCGGCGCCACGGCGAGCGAATCGATCCGGGTGCTGGCCGGCATCGGGGTGCGGGTCGACGCCGTTCTGGTCATAGCGGGCGCGTGA
- the hpf gene encoding ribosome hibernation-promoting factor, HPF/YfiA family: MSTTTHATSATDSRQQPDPFDRRSAFVRPSDSSEADSPATPDATVVVTGRNVEVPDHFRVHVGDKLARVERYDPSIFAFDVELYHERNRRQAKVCQRVEITARGRGPVVRAEACAENFYAALEIAVDRLQSRLRRTKDRRKVHHGLRTPISVAEATADIDPTLDGQAQAPTEPDWAAEVPESDGPGQVVRVKEHEAVPMTVDDALYEMELVGHDFFLFHDKESDRPSVVYRRHAFDYGLLRLA, from the coding sequence GTGTCGACAACCACCCACGCCACATCCGCCACCGACTCGCGACAGCAGCCCGACCCGTTCGACAGACGGTCGGCGTTCGTCCGCCCGAGCGACTCGTCAGAGGCGGACAGCCCCGCGACCCCCGACGCGACGGTGGTCGTCACCGGCCGCAACGTCGAGGTGCCCGATCACTTCCGGGTGCACGTCGGGGACAAGCTCGCCCGCGTCGAGCGCTACGACCCCTCCATCTTCGCCTTCGATGTCGAGCTCTATCACGAACGCAACCGACGACAGGCCAAGGTGTGCCAACGGGTCGAGATCACCGCGCGGGGTCGCGGTCCGGTGGTGCGCGCCGAGGCGTGCGCGGAGAACTTCTACGCGGCACTCGAGATCGCGGTGGACCGGCTGCAGTCCCGACTGCGCCGCACCAAGGATCGCCGCAAGGTCCACCACGGACTGCGGACCCCGATCTCGGTCGCCGAGGCGACCGCGGACATCGACCCGACCCTCGACGGTCAGGCGCAGGCCCCGACCGAACCGGACTGGGCCGCCGAGGTGCCCGAGTCCGACGGTCCCGGGCAGGTGGTCCGCGTCAAAGAGCACGAGGCCGTGCCGATGACCGTCGACGACGCCCTCTACGAGATGGAGCTCGTCGGACACGACTTCTTCCTGTTCCACGACAAGGAGAGCGACCGGCCGTCGGTGGTCTACCGCCGCCACGCCTTCGATTACGGGTTGCTCCGCCTGGCCTGA